A genomic stretch from Seriola aureovittata isolate HTS-2021-v1 ecotype China chromosome 13, ASM2101889v1, whole genome shotgun sequence includes:
- the LOC130180166 gene encoding pentraxin-related protein PTX3-like, producing MHVFRIRHVLCVLGFAVASLCVNEYEGNYTDNYDNEISQDQQEGESPTTPCQAADFSRWDKLFIALEDSHMKQNMLLESLQQCCGGMVSLRTQVEKLVRGPCQQCVPSMESACRAQAEQASLRLQRGLVELREEEAERERRLNTTLQMLLHSTHKENVRLNRLEESSGHRVVPSGPADGRMRHQPTPRPGGVGAAFTLGMKEQEVTSPLDMATMQRALVAIATELQRVHLQLSRVIEQAGTLRTDNRGDT from the exons ATGCATGTGTTCAGAATCCggcatgtgctgtgtgtgcttgGTTTCGCGGTTGCATccttgtgtgtgaatgagtatGAGGGGAACTATACAGACAACTATGACAATGAGATCTCTCAGGACCAGCAGGAGG GGGAGTCTCCAACCACACCATGCCAGGCTGCCGATTTCTCCCGCTGGGACAAGCTTTTCATCGCTCTGGAGGACTCCCACATGAAGCAGAACATGCTGCTGGAGTCTCTGCAGCAGTGTTGTGGAGGAATGGTCTCTCTCAGGACCCAGGTGGAGAAGCTGGTCAGGGGGCCATGCCAGCAGTGTGTACCCAGCATGGAGTCAGCGTGCAGGGCACAAGCAGAGCAGGCAAGTCTCAGGCTGCAGCGAGGTTTGGTGGAACtcagagaggaggaagcagagagggagaggaggttAAACACTACCTTGCAGATGCTCCTGCACAGTACTCACAAGGAGAATGTCCGGCTGAACCGGCTAGAGGAAAGTAGCGGCCACAGAGTGGTGCCATCAGGACCAGCGGACGGCAGGATGCGACACCAACCAACGCCAAGACCTGGAGGTGTAGGGGCAGCTTTTACTTTGGGGATGAAGGAGCAGGAAGTGACTTCACCGCTGGACATGGCCACAATGCAAAGGGCCCtggttgccatagcaacagagctgcagagggtTCACCTGCAGCTGAGCAGAGTGATTGAGCAGGCAGGAACATTGAGGACGGACAACAGAGGAGACACATGA
- the slc35g2a gene encoding solute carrier family 35 member G2a, whose protein sequence is MESTHLLGSSKKRVKIHPHTVTAKYATHAPYSPQPGVHTHFPQPGDDGYDDAPSFEDFGSFLVETSDRKQLTETRRWPLTLFGSRDKDKDTAPKAQAAVGGDGGEGAAKTAKGSGKGVGEQLASFGEASVSASRLTWVGLLGAALAHGCLIVLTRLASERFSLGPLFLLLVRSVVQLLSVAVPLHRGENPFGPEGHRLRLLCYGIAYSLSLCCAYSSLTFVSPGNATTTWRLATTALSATLAFLLLEERLGLADGITIGAGLCGLGLLLLPTVDESNSDRPTDPVVFWRGAFGWSLSALAGLWMALALVGYRSLKERVGVGTALFTVSWTGCLLAPASLALLQEGWSWPTSTTAWGLVLGLVACSVAAFLGMTHALTRLHPALVSASQSLEIPIAMLLHLAVLPLVPTAPDVVGSVMVILSVGWLVAMKLLPSRGGGRRQREEYEEILDSPIK, encoded by the coding sequence ATGGAGTCCACTCACCTCCTGGGCAGCTCAAAGAAGAGAGTCAAGATCCACCCTCACACCGTCACAGCCAAATACGCCACGCATGCCCCATACTCCCCTCAACCTGGAGTGCACACGCACTTCCCTCAGCCCGGGGACGATGGCTATGACGACGCCCCGTCTTTTGAGGACTTTGGCTCCTTCCTCGTGGAGAcgtcagacaggaaacagctgacgGAGACCAGGAGGTGGCCTCTGACTCTGTTTGGTTccagagacaaagacaaggaTACAGCCCCGAAAGCTCAGGCTGCTgtgggaggagatggaggtgaGGGGGCAGCCAAGACAGCAAAGGGTTCTGGGAAAGGGGTAGGGGAACAGCTGGCCAGTTTTGGGGAGGCATCTGTGTCTGCGTCTCGGCTCACCTGGGTGGGGCTGCTGGGTGCCGCGCTGGCTCACGGCTGTCTGATCGTCCTGACCCGCCTGGCTTCTGAACGCTTCAGCCTCGGCCCCCTCTTTCTACTCTTAGTTCGATCCGTCgtccagctcctctctgtggCTGTACCACTGCACAGGGGGGAGAACCCTTTCGGACCAGAGGGCCATCGTCTACGTCTGCTCTGCTATGGCATCGCCTACTCACTTTCCCTCTGCTGCGCCTACTCATCCCTAACCTTCGTCTCTCCCGGAAACGCTACGACGACCTGGCGCCTGGCGACTACAGCGCTGTCAGCGACCCTGGCCTTCCTGCTCCTGGAGGAGAGGCTGGGATTGGCTGACGGGATCACCATAGGTGCAGGGCTGTGTGGTTTGGGGCTTCTGTTACTTCCCACAGTGGATGAGAGCAACTCAGACCGACCAACAGACCCGGTTGTGTTCTGGAGGGGTGCTTTCGGCTGGTCTCTCTCGGCGCTTGCGGGACTGTGGATGGCCCTGGCGCTGGTCGGGTATCGTTCCCTGAAGGAGAGGGTGGGAGTTGGAACAGCTTTGTTCACAGTAAGCTGGACGGGCTGCCTGCTCGCCCCAGCCTCCTTGGCTCTGCTCCAGGAGGGCTGGTCCTGGCCTACGAGCACCACAGCTTGGGGCTTGGTCCTGGGCCTGGTCGCCTGCTCGGTAGCAGCCTTCCTGGGGATGACGCACGCCCTCACACGCCTCCACCCGGCTCTGGTGTCCGCCTCTCAGAGCCTGGAGATACCTATCGCCATGCTCCTGCATCTGGCCGTGCTGCCGCTGGTTCCCACTGCGCCTGATGTCGTCGGGAGCGTGATGGTCATACTGAGCGTCGGTTGGCTGGTGGCGATGAAGCTGCTCCCCTCTCGAGGGGGCGGGCGGCGCCAAAGGGAAGAGTATGAAGAGATTCTGGACTCACCCATCAAATAG